From one Amycolatopsis sp. FDAARGOS 1241 genomic stretch:
- a CDS encoding zinc finger protein: protein MLRWQQAEGKRHALEGPFAPRPEESFVALCGVEVTVTVTDVPELGGNWFDPTCVRCSTTWLSRT from the coding sequence GTGTTGAGATGGCAGCAGGCCGAGGGAAAACGTCACGCGCTGGAGGGGCCTTTCGCGCCGCGGCCGGAGGAATCGTTCGTCGCGTTGTGCGGGGTGGAGGTGACCGTCACGGTCACTGACGTTCCGGAGCTCGGCGGTAATTGGTTCGACCCGACCTGCGTGCGGTGTTCGACGACGTGGCTGAGCCGCACGTGA
- a CDS encoding phosphoribosyltransferase family protein, which produces MTTVAARIREATVVLGDRSDDARYPDPAAWWRVPGLLHELGPALADLFAGAEPTVVLGPESRGCLLGPLVALALGVGFVEVRKNRGPVFDSDAWRTRTSAPDYRDRHLTLGFRRRLVGSGDRVLLVDDWIETGGQARCVQDLVADAEATWLGVAVIVDGLRRNEERRRLTVRSLVNVREL; this is translated from the coding sequence ATGACCACCGTGGCGGCCCGGATCCGTGAGGCCACTGTCGTGCTGGGGGATCGGAGCGACGACGCCCGCTACCCCGACCCGGCGGCGTGGTGGCGCGTGCCCGGACTGCTGCACGAACTCGGCCCCGCGCTCGCGGACTTGTTCGCCGGCGCCGAGCCGACCGTGGTGCTCGGGCCCGAATCGCGTGGCTGCCTGCTCGGGCCGCTGGTCGCGCTGGCGCTGGGCGTCGGGTTCGTCGAGGTGCGCAAGAACCGCGGGCCGGTGTTCGACTCCGACGCGTGGCGCACCCGCACCTCTGCACCAGACTACCGCGACCGGCACCTGACGCTGGGGTTCCGCCGCCGGCTCGTCGGCTCGGGCGACCGCGTGCTGCTCGTCGACGACTGGATCGAGACGGGCGGACAGGCGCGGTGCGTGCAGGACCTCGTGGCGGACGCGGAAGCGACGTGGCTGGGCGTCGCGGTGATCGTGGACGGCTTGCGCCGCAACGAAGAACGCCGGCGGCTCACGGTGCGGTCGCTGGTCAACGTCCGGGAGCTCTG
- a CDS encoding PP2C family serine/threonine-protein phosphatase, translated as MTRYPRWHTASAQGPRERNADAVSAYALAGAPGITFALADGVGDDPGAGRAAQTAAAAAARTPVQSGPVAAILNAQQALRDLGGTGDAVLVVAMPFAGGYRIAWVGDARAYAWDGTMTRKLTTDHTMAEYFRARHQPYSPRMEHLVTTSVRTTKPDEIGACELVGGGLLLASDGVHKVLPPATLDRILADPERGAAGLVETAISLGGTDNATALFVEQPEVDVAAIVTERFPSAA; from the coding sequence ATGACCCGATACCCGCGCTGGCACACCGCCAGCGCACAGGGCCCGCGCGAGCGCAACGCCGACGCCGTGAGCGCGTACGCCCTCGCCGGCGCCCCCGGGATCACCTTCGCGCTCGCCGACGGCGTGGGCGACGACCCCGGAGCCGGCCGAGCTGCCCAGACCGCTGCCGCGGCCGCCGCGCGCACGCCGGTGCAGAGCGGGCCCGTCGCGGCGATCCTCAACGCCCAGCAGGCCCTGCGGGATCTCGGCGGCACCGGCGACGCCGTGCTCGTGGTCGCCATGCCCTTCGCCGGTGGTTACCGCATCGCGTGGGTCGGCGACGCCCGCGCGTACGCCTGGGACGGCACCATGACCCGCAAGCTCACCACCGACCACACGATGGCCGAATACTTCCGTGCGCGCCACCAGCCTTATTCGCCGCGCATGGAGCATCTGGTGACGACCAGCGTGCGCACCACCAAACCCGACGAGATCGGCGCATGCGAACTCGTCGGTGGCGGGCTGCTGCTCGCCAGCGACGGCGTGCACAAGGTCCTGCCGCCCGCCACGCTCGACCGGATCCTCGCCGACCCCGAGCGTGGCGCCGCGGGGCTCGTCGAGACGGCCATCAGCCTCGGCGGCACGGACAACGCGACCGCACTGTTCGTCGAGCAGCCGGAGGTGGACGTCGCGGCGATCGTGACGGAGCGATTTCCCTCAGCTGCCTGA
- a CDS encoding Scr1 family TA system antitoxin-like transcriptional regulator, whose translation MTKPSGTPRAVALGAALREVREANKFGLRELSRALDLPASLVVHWEAGTRTPSTDDVANVLGFFRVIGEPKKRIMDLARHVREPNWMANGAAELTPELTTLLQYEQGAKVITDWALNFIPGLLQTPDYARAIFEASGLSVSQTDARVRVRLDRQKILTNREPITYSAIIGLHAIDEPVAPNWIMSDQMDHLLAMSERPNINLRVLPRQPSYHPGMLGSFVLYEYEHRNPIVLLEQHSTTSFLSSDKDWVLYRQLARLLGGETLSEEASRAVIAEAAS comes from the coding sequence ATGACGAAGCCTTCCGGTACCCCGCGCGCCGTGGCGCTGGGTGCGGCACTGCGCGAAGTGCGCGAAGCGAATAAGTTCGGCCTTCGCGAACTGTCCCGGGCACTCGACCTCCCGGCCAGTCTCGTCGTGCACTGGGAAGCCGGCACCCGGACGCCCTCCACCGACGACGTGGCGAACGTGCTGGGCTTCTTCCGCGTGATCGGGGAACCGAAGAAGCGGATCATGGACCTCGCGCGGCACGTACGGGAGCCGAACTGGATGGCCAACGGTGCCGCCGAATTGACCCCGGAATTGACCACCTTGTTGCAATACGAACAAGGCGCGAAGGTAATCACCGACTGGGCGCTCAACTTTATTCCCGGGCTGCTGCAAACACCTGACTACGCTCGCGCCATCTTCGAGGCCTCCGGATTGTCAGTTTCGCAAACCGACGCGCGAGTTCGAGTTCGCCTGGACCGACAAAAAATTCTCACCAACCGCGAGCCGATCACCTATTCCGCGATCATCGGTCTCCACGCCATCGATGAACCGGTCGCGCCAAACTGGATCATGTCCGACCAGATGGACCACCTTCTTGCCATGTCAGAGCGGCCTAACATCAACCTCCGAGTCCTGCCACGTCAGCCGAGTTACCACCCCGGAATGCTTGGCTCATTTGTGCTCTACGAATACGAACACCGGAATCCGATTGTTCTTCTCGAGCAACACAGCACCACTTCGTTCCTCAGCAGCGATAAGGATTGGGTCCTGTATCGGCAGCTTGCTAGACTTCTCGGCGGAGAGACGTTGAGCGAGGAAGCCAGCCGCGCGGTCATCGCGGAGGCGGCAAGTTAG
- a CDS encoding DUF2127 domain-containing protein: MAENKQATNTDRLFRIAIALKGLDGALQVIGALILVFIPSTVVTGFAHAVITRDLLGDPSGTLARHLELATESFVNGGTKTFAVVYLLAHGVIKLALVWALARKWVRAYPVAMVVLAAFVAYEVYRAIETHSIALPFFAALDVLIIVLVYREYRQLRRERASQRDQGGSAGGSGS; this comes from the coding sequence ATGGCGGAGAACAAACAGGCCACGAACACCGATCGGCTGTTCAGGATCGCGATCGCGCTCAAGGGGCTCGACGGCGCGCTCCAGGTGATCGGCGCGCTGATCCTGGTGTTCATCCCGTCGACGGTCGTCACGGGCTTCGCCCACGCCGTGATCACGCGCGACCTGCTGGGCGACCCGTCCGGCACCCTCGCGCGGCACCTCGAGCTGGCCACCGAGAGCTTCGTGAACGGTGGGACCAAAACGTTCGCGGTGGTGTATTTGCTCGCACACGGTGTCATCAAACTCGCACTGGTGTGGGCGCTCGCGCGCAAGTGGGTACGCGCATACCCGGTGGCGATGGTGGTGCTGGCCGCGTTCGTGGCGTACGAGGTGTACCGGGCGATCGAGACGCATTCGATCGCGTTGCCGTTCTTCGCGGCGCTCGACGTGCTGATCATCGTGCTCGTCTACCGGGAGTACCGGCAGCTGCGCCGCGAACGCGCAAGTCAGCGTGACCAAGGCGGCTCGGCGGGCGGCTCAGGCAGCTGA
- a CDS encoding DUF397 domain-containing protein: MQTAQWRTSSYSAANSNCVEVAVAQQVSVRDTKNREAGQLTVSREAWQGVLGTLQTAPATDPTH; encoded by the coding sequence ATGCAGACTGCCCAGTGGCGGACGTCGTCCTACAGCGCGGCGAATTCCAACTGCGTCGAGGTGGCAGTCGCACAGCAGGTCAGTGTCCGGGACACCAAGAATCGCGAAGCGGGACAACTCACCGTCTCGCGGGAGGCGTGGCAGGGCGTCCTCGGCACGTTGCAGACAGCCCCGGCGACCGACCCGACCCACTGA
- a CDS encoding GH92 family glycosyl hydrolase — MRARKRVFAAFVLATALATAASATAATAQPDKEPRFASDPTTLVDTSIGNNGDGTTFPGASVPFGMVQLSPDTQLNQYASYDYKQNTILGFSHTHLSGVGCQTMGNFRFMPTTGAVTSSDPAAYGAKFSHDNETRAPGYYGVKFDNGIQAELTATQRTGQHRYTYPAGSGPENVLIEVGQSNGSTYAGDVHVVGNDTVEGWLQGGNFCGETGKERYRIFFSAKFDHAFSSFGTWTDGTLTPGQRDASRGTQRAGAWVTFDPAQKNQVGISVGLSYTSVDGARLNRKAEQPQSFDKARGQAHNTWQDELNRMRVAGGSTADQRTYYTALYHSLLHPSVGSDVDNRYRGFDDQVHRADSTYYQMFSLWDTYRSQNQLVALLHPDKAADMAKSVLHIYQDGGWLPRWALGNSETNVMSGDPVTPFLVDIYNRGLLDNRTSHQLFDALWKNVNEVPADQSIFRGRDGNPSYVQNGWVAYQNLPGYKYGDSRQAGSATLEYSLADCSLSTMAAGLGYQDKAKTLASRCDNFTKLWDPSVTSQGFSGFPVPRNADGSVVGNPDPTQTNAFHEGTAWQYEWLAQQDPSTLFGLMGGPAGAEQRLDKFFDMPTVLTDPAKAASDSWVTGAYDYHNNFAFNPNNEPDFHAPYMYTWTNSPWKTSAVLRAMRTLFTDNVYGMPGNDDLGATSSLLVFAMAGIFETQPGSAKYVITSPMFEKVQIHPEHGRTIEIEAPGADASKLQYVSSADTNKGKLRQSWLSHADLLKAGTIHIQLSDQPTNFGVDAGPPAMGATRG, encoded by the coding sequence ATGAGAGCGCGGAAACGCGTGTTCGCCGCCTTCGTGCTGGCCACCGCCCTCGCCACGGCTGCGAGCGCAACGGCCGCCACGGCCCAGCCCGACAAGGAACCCCGCTTCGCCAGTGACCCCACCACGCTGGTCGACACGAGCATCGGCAACAACGGCGACGGGACGACCTTCCCCGGCGCCTCCGTGCCGTTCGGCATGGTGCAGCTGAGCCCCGACACGCAGCTGAACCAGTACGCCTCCTACGACTACAAGCAGAACACCATCCTCGGCTTCAGCCACACGCACCTCTCGGGCGTGGGCTGCCAGACGATGGGCAACTTCCGCTTCATGCCGACCACCGGCGCTGTCACCTCGTCCGACCCGGCGGCCTACGGCGCGAAGTTCAGCCACGACAACGAAACCCGTGCGCCGGGCTACTACGGCGTGAAGTTCGACAACGGCATCCAGGCCGAGCTCACCGCGACGCAGCGGACCGGCCAGCACCGCTACACCTACCCGGCCGGCTCGGGCCCCGAGAACGTGCTCATCGAGGTCGGCCAGAGCAACGGATCCACCTACGCCGGCGACGTCCACGTGGTCGGCAACGACACCGTCGAAGGCTGGCTGCAGGGCGGCAACTTCTGCGGTGAGACGGGCAAGGAGCGCTACCGGATCTTCTTCAGCGCCAAGTTCGACCACGCCTTCTCGTCGTTCGGCACCTGGACCGACGGCACTCTCACGCCCGGTCAGCGCGACGCTTCGCGTGGCACCCAGCGCGCCGGCGCGTGGGTGACGTTCGACCCGGCGCAGAAGAACCAGGTCGGCATCTCCGTGGGCCTGTCCTACACCTCGGTCGACGGCGCGCGCCTCAACCGCAAGGCCGAGCAACCGCAGTCGTTCGACAAGGCGCGTGGGCAAGCGCACAACACCTGGCAGGACGAGCTCAACCGCATGCGCGTCGCCGGCGGCAGCACCGCCGACCAGCGCACGTATTACACCGCGCTCTACCACTCTCTGCTGCACCCGTCGGTCGGGTCCGATGTGGACAACCGCTACCGGGGTTTCGACGACCAGGTGCACCGCGCGGATTCGACGTACTACCAGATGTTCTCGCTGTGGGACACCTACCGCTCGCAGAACCAGCTGGTGGCGCTGCTGCACCCGGACAAGGCCGCGGACATGGCCAAATCCGTGTTGCACATCTACCAGGACGGCGGCTGGCTGCCGCGCTGGGCGCTGGGCAACAGCGAGACGAACGTGATGAGCGGCGACCCCGTCACCCCGTTCCTCGTCGACATCTACAACCGCGGCCTGCTCGACAACCGCACCTCGCACCAGCTCTTCGACGCGCTCTGGAAGAACGTCAACGAGGTCCCGGCCGACCAGTCGATCTTCCGCGGCCGCGACGGCAACCCGAGCTACGTCCAGAACGGCTGGGTCGCTTACCAGAACCTCCCCGGCTACAAGTACGGCGACAGCCGCCAGGCGGGCTCGGCCACCCTCGAGTACTCGCTCGCCGACTGTTCGCTTTCCACCATGGCCGCGGGGCTGGGCTATCAGGACAAGGCCAAGACTCTTGCGTCCCGCTGTGACAACTTCACCAAGCTCTGGGACCCGAGCGTCACGTCACAGGGCTTCAGCGGGTTCCCGGTCCCGCGCAACGCGGACGGCTCCGTGGTCGGCAACCCCGACCCGACGCAGACCAACGCCTTCCACGAAGGCACCGCGTGGCAGTACGAGTGGCTCGCCCAGCAGGACCCGAGCACCCTCTTCGGGCTCATGGGCGGTCCCGCCGGGGCCGAGCAGCGGCTGGACAAGTTCTTCGACATGCCGACCGTGCTCACCGACCCGGCCAAGGCCGCTTCGGACTCGTGGGTGACCGGCGCGTACGACTACCACAACAACTTCGCCTTCAACCCGAACAACGAGCCCGATTTCCACGCCCCGTACATGTACACGTGGACCAACTCGCCGTGGAAGACGTCGGCCGTGCTCCGCGCCATGCGGACGCTCTTCACCGACAACGTCTACGGCATGCCCGGCAACGACGACCTCGGCGCCACGTCGTCGCTGCTCGTCTTCGCCATGGCGGGCATCTTCGAGACCCAGCCCGGGTCGGCCAAGTACGTGATCACCTCGCCCATGTTCGAAAAGGTGCAGATCCACCCCGAACACGGACGCACGATCGAGATCGAAGCCCCCGGCGCCGACGCCTCGAAGCTCCAGTACGTGTCCTCCGCGGACACGAACAAGGGCAAGCTGCGCCAGAGCTGGCTCTCCCACGCCGACCTGCTGAAGGCCGGGACGATCCACATCCAGCTCTCCGACCAGCCGACGAACTTCGGCGTCGACGCCGGCCCGCCCGCGATGGGCGCGACCCGCGGTTGA